ATGTTGGAAAAGTCATTGATTGGAGTAGGTTGCCCAGCACATATTCTGAATAACTGTGTTCATCATGGAGCAGAAAGAATGGATATTGATATTGAAAATATTATCAATAAGATTTATCAGCATTTTCATATCTACACAGTTCGCTCTGAAAAACTAAAGGAGTATTGTGGATTTGCTGAGGTTGAGTACAGGAAGCTTCTCTCTCATAGTAAGAGTCGTTGGCTGTCACTATTTCCTGGCATCACAAGGCTGATAGAGATGTTTCCTGCTCTTAAGTCCTTTCTTTCACAAGAGCAACCaccaacagtaataaaaaaattctttgaaaatgaaatgagtgaGATTTACCTCTGGCACATGCACTCTTTAATGGCTGTATTTcacacacacgttcaaacaattgaaaaggaaagtaacTCTGTTGTAGAAGTGCTGACAAATTTGGAGTCTGTGTGTAAAGTACTTGCACAAAGAAAGAACCAGCATTTCATGTCTTTAAAAGTTAAAGGACTAATTACTCAGAAGcgcacagaaggaaaagaagaagagtgtaACAGGTTCTGTGTTGAAGTAGTTAACCTGTACAACAGATGCTCAGAGTACTTAGCTAAGTGGATGAAACCACTGGAAGAGTTCTCTTGTTTCAAGTGGATGGTCTTGAGTGAAATGCCAAGCTGGACTGATGTGGAACCTTGTGTTGTATACTTGATAGACAAGGGAATAGAGCTTGATGATGTAAAGTGCTTTGACCAAGTTTGTAACTTGAGGCAGTTTGtagaaaggaacaagaatgaTGAAGACTTCAGTAAATTACCAGCACATAAAAAATGGACCAGATACTTTGAAGCATCAAAGAATATTGAATGCCACTCAGAACTGCTCAGAATTGCACAATTCTTTTTTGCTGTAACATCCCACAATGCTAATGTGGAGCGAGTCTTTTCGCTGATGCAAAGTCAgcggacgaaggaaaggaacaagctGAGTGTTGATACAATGAAAGGTATTCTGACTGTACAGTACAACTACCGAGAGACCTCTTGCATTGACTTCCTCAACTTTTTAAAGTCCAACAAGGAACTACTTAAAAATATAAGATCTACAGAAAAATATGTATCGGCACATCAAGCAACACACGCAGTGGTTGAAGAAGAGTTAGAAGACACCAACTAAGCTAAGTGGAAAAACGGAATTCAAGATTATCAGCCATATGCAAAGGTAAATAAGTtgagtttcttttaattaatttacatgttttccaGTATCATATCAGGACCATAATCAGGTGTTAGTGAAGGTGTCCGGAATTTTGATAGTTCATATATGGCAACCCTAGTGTACCCCAACATAGCCCATGAGTGGGTAAAACTATTTCTGGGCATCTGTCTGGCTGCAAATTCTTTTCCCTTACTGGTTCttgaaatatgaatatgaaccaagttttcattatttatttatcttatagaaaatattttcattatacttTCAGAATTTAAGTAAGAATTTAAAAACTTAAATATGATTCCAGGTGATTGCAGTGGCTCCAAGTCTTGGGAAAACCATGTGTGGAGCACAAGCAGTCTGTCCACACTGAAAATTTTGAGCTCAAGCATACCAGCAGCACAACACATCTGCTGAACAATGCAGCTCCAATTCCTGCAGATAAACAAACTTCAGGCACATACCACAGAGCATTTCTGTGACTACACAACTGTGTTATAACTGGTAATGTTTCATTTAGTTTGTGGTAAATGTGGTTAAATGACATTCATGATGAAATAGTTTTTAAACAACAGATCCTAAATATTGATTAATAACATTCACAACCTTATTGAAGCCTATATACTGTATGTACTATATTACATTATATGATGAGCTTTCATTTCAGTATATACATATTTGCTAGCAGATACCATTCAGCAATCTCATAATTCCCACTATTATCTAACCCATTttctaagaacataagaaaataagggaatgtgcaagaagccgtcagggcTACacatagcagtccctgtatgaaacatatctacctatttctacctatcatccccatccataaatctgtctaatcttcttttcaagCTCTCTGTTGACTCTGCACAAACAACCTAATTACAGAGCCTACTCCCGTCATCTACCgttctgtttgagaaccacttccttcctctcttttaatcTAACTTGATCAAGCTTGAATTAAAAACAGAGGTGGGAAGAAATCATGTGGTTATTTTTTCtccaaaaaatacataaataaataaaaataaataataatatgaatataaatatgaatatcaatataaatatgaataaatagaatataatAAACCAACTTCCTGCCTCCACTACTAACAAATCCTATCTTCTTTCACCATTTGTCCATACACAAtcatacatttctttatatactaatatttcacaatatttataaCTTAATTTTGTGCAATCCTTGCTTTCCAGTTACCAAAATGCTTCTTTTTACAGACTGAATTGTGGTAAAGTGGCTTACAGCAGGAAAGGAAACACAACCGGCACATCTGAGTCAAGCATGTTAACCGATGTGATGAGCAATgtgaacaagtattttaagatGTTTTTGGCAAGGAAAAGATGTGGTGGGAATAATGACTGTATATAAGGTTTATAATTACTGTTAATCACTTACTTGAAGAGGACAGTTGTTGTGGGTATGGGAAAAGTGTAAGATGGCAGAggtgagatagaaagagaaaagttgtTAACCTATTCTGTTACTAACAGAGGTAATAGCATTactcaagaaaataaatgcatatacTAGTATGCTAATAATGACACAAAGTTATGCTAATATATTCCATATTTCCATATTTACAGGGACACCATCCACACCACCCAAGACAGTCCAGCAATCTGGAAGGAAGACCAGCACAATACCACAGCAATTGATGCAAAGAGCAGCAGATTTCCTGCCTCCCAGGATGTTGTAATTTTTCACTGGACATCAATGATATGCTTTGATTAGTGTGAcagtggaggacgaggaggaagaggaggaggcagcttgCTGTAGCAGTATATTATTACAGTCCTAAAAGGATTACAGTAAGCACTGCATTTCTCGTTGAGAAACATTTTGTTAGCAGGAGCAACAAACTCTGGCAGTCCTGTAAAGGAAGTTACTTTAAGGCAATATATCTCATGTAATGAGTATCATCAAAGATTTGTTTCATTTTTACCAGGTTTCTGATTCCATTATTGAAGGCAAGGATACTAGTGAACATGACAAAAGTTTGAAACTTGGAaaccatgcatttttgtttgtgaTTAAAGAACTGAGAAATGGAAATTTTTTAGGTTATTCCTTTTATCTGGGAAAGACTGATATTATGCAGAGTGTGAGAATGATGACATATTCATTAGGCTTAAGACATTGATACTTAAGtaactgcactttttttttcttcctctgaccAAGAGGGAATACAATGTTCTTCTCTTGGAACCTTGACATGTTTGCCGTCAATGGTAAATGGATCCATTTCTCGGATGATTCACCGAAGCTTTTGAAGAGACTCGGTAACACTattgtgaaggagaaaagtaaagtacATACAGGGTAATGTAATTAAATGATGAACGTTTAATTTTCAATGATCATCAGCTTAAAAATATGAGACTTGCTCCTAACTGGTAAATTCAACATGTGTAGGATTTTCAAGTAATGAACAGAATAGACACACATTCCATGGTAGGCTTACTGCCACAAGAAGCTGTCCTTATTGCAGTATAGGCATGTATATCAGGTGCATAGATCCTTTTCATTATTGAAATAGTTCAGTTACTCTTCATTTTGATGATGTTTATTGCTAAATCCTGTAAAATTTGCAAGGAATGCAAGAACACCATGGAAACTGTGCCATTCACACACTGTAACAAGACAGCACTTCAGGTGCTGTGGCACAACTGGTCTTTGTTCAGTTCCCTTACCTTAGTTATTAATTAGATGAACCATACTTCCTTGACAAGACCACACTTCCTTGACAAGATTAAGACTTGGATTACCCACTGACTTCAGTTCCTAACTCTAAATTTGAAGATACAGTGATGGCATCAGACTACTTCTACCTCATAATCTTTTCCATGTAACTGATTGTGCCTGAAGAAGATTTTTGAGCCTCATGAATGTCAAATGACAAGGATATTTTGTCAGATACCAGCCATCAGTTAGACAGCAGCAGTGAGGCAGATTAGATTTATGATTTTACGTGGCCTTTTCACTTcccaatgaggaaaaaaaagtgtattttctttaCCAGTCATAAGTTTGTGTTgcctttgcatgtgtttcaacAACTAACCAAAAGCTTTAGTTTAATGAAACTTCGAGTATTTTATATCCTTAAataggaaatgggaagaaataaacatgaaaagttGAATAGTAAATTTGCATACAGTACACAGATATGCCCACAAAATTTCTTtctagttgtttttgtttttttcactgtaTTCTTGCAAAAATTCTGCTCTTGTCCTACTGTCTCACTGCATGTCCCATGTCCAAGCTCAGGATGCTGTATTTTATCCTGCATATAATGTTTCATCAGGTTTGTGCTCTTTTGTACAGCATAtgcaaaaaatatttaaattctGCATGTTTACTTTGTGGTGACATAAATGCTTCTCTTCTCTGAAAGTTTCTTTGGCTAGCTACATGTTATTAACAATATATCTTTAGCTGCCATATGCCCACTGTATATCCTTactttagtgttgttgttgttgttgttgttgttgttgttgttgctgctgttgttgttgttgttgttttgatgttgttgttgttgttgttgttgtatgcagTTCTGAGTTGCCATGTCATTTGTTCTGATATGGAAGTCTTTGTGTTCTCTGTTAGGTGGTGTAGCCTTGCTATGTTGACTCTGTTACCTCCTGATGTACATTCAaaaagtcgatatgggtagatattaaggaaggatcacagtcagcagtactgggagtagtgtacagtccaccaaacagtacaaaggaaattaacacctcactgtggcaggaaataaatagagcaggaaggTACAGTCTGGTATGTGtgataggagattttaattttaggaatatcaactggagcctgatggtgggtaacaaggaatcagaggaatttcttaaggtaactcagaataattttttaaaacaggtagtcgttgaacccacaagggggaacaatattATACTAACAGGGAGAAAGCAGTCATGCAGATAGAGGTTGGAAggcagctaggtaacagtgaccattaggaaattaggtacaaattaaaatgggaagaaacttttagaagcaaaaacactattaaaatacctgactttaggagaggagttgactggcaacagaTGCAGAGTGAGGTCAGGTCTGGgtcagagttgagagagataaggcaggatgagagaggtgaggtgaggtatgaGGGTgcaggacaagaggagggaagatgtgtccagaaggggctgaggagagagagagagagagggtgagatagatgtgagtatgttggagggtcaggtcatacTGAAATGGGAGAAGTGAGGTCGaggtgagtagatgagggagtagagaggatggaaggggccaaaatgagggaattaggtgaagtaaatgtaaatgagttgtataaatattttgtagacAAACTGCATAtaggacagttagcaaacatcccatataaagcaataagatcacaaaaaaaattaccctaaatggatgactactaggttaaaacattatacaggatggaagagaagtatatataagagattaagggtaGGTGAAGAGGTTTCAGGACCACAATGTAATGAATTAGTTATAAGTCAGGAGGTTAccaagggcaattatgaattaaaggtagccagccaggtgaagACAGACCCCaggggattttatcaggtatacaggacgaagaataaagatACTATAGGTCCACTAGAGGCAGCACATGGggtgctggttagttctggggagaagatattaaaattctgaatgagtattttttgactgtcttcacccaggaaaacatgcaggatatgccaaattgtgaacagatgtttaaagcagatgagaatgagaagctgatagatattttcataactaaggagatagtggaacagaagatagataagctaaaaagttcaagacaccaggaccagatgaaatatgtgccagagtacttaaggaatgcagaggttattagtgagccattaGTCTCTGGCTtgaggaaatcacttgagtcaggtgaggtaccagtaatgtggaggcaggctaatgtagtacccatctttaagaaaggagttAAAACTTTaccatctaattatagacctgtcagcttaacttcagttgtgggtaaaatattggagtcaataatagcgaggaacataaaggagtatttagacaaacataacttgataaatcagtcacagcacaGCTTCATGAAGGAGAAGTCTTGCccgacgaacttgttaagtttttacagtaaagtgtacaaggcagtagataatggtgatagttacgACAGCTTATATCTGAactttagtaaagcttttgacaaggtaccccaccAGAGGCTCctaagaaaggttagggcacacaggatagataggaaggtgttaggctggataaggtcatggctaagcgacaggtgacaaagagttgtaataaatggctctaaatccaagtgaggtcatgtaattagtgggatgccacagggatcagtattagggccactgttgtttttaatatatatcaatgacttggatagtggaattagtagtgatctTAGTAAATTTGCAGGCAAAGATTGGTAGATTAATTatgtcagaatcagatgccatctacttgcaggcagatttagataggatgaatgaatggatggacagatggcaaatgcagtttatcaacaaatacaaagtacttagcataggtagaggaaacccacacagtaggtatacaataaacaacgaaactctggtaggttcagggtacgaaaaatatttaggagttatagttagctctgaatttcgtctaggaaagcaatgcagaggccagaaacagggaaaatagaatATTTGagttaatttttaggagtgttaaaagtagaaagccTGAAGTTATtaaattaaagttatatttggcgctggtcagacctcatctagactacactgtgcagttctggtccccacattacaggaaagatataggtctattagaatcagtacagaggagaatgactaaaaggatacaggggatgaagagtattccttacgatgcAAGAttaaagttgttaaatttacattcttttagagagacgtgggttaagaggggacctgatagaagtctttaagtggtataagggttataacaaggggatgtaagcaaaattcttaggatcagcaaccaggatagaacaagaaataatgggttcaagcttcaaaaattttggtttaagaaagagataggaagaaattggttcccaaatagagtggtaaatgagtggaaaagactcagtaatcatgttgttagtgctaagacattagggagctttaagagaagattagacaggtttatggatgaggatgataggtggaaataggtacatttcatacagggactgccacgtgtaagcctgatcacttcttgcagcttcccttatttcttatgttcttaatattGCAATGTCTCTTGGTGTTGCtgtatattatgtatgtatgctatAGGATAGTGATGACTTTTGTGTGATCTCTTAATGCAACTAACCATGTGTTCTGTCTTGTAAGGCATTAGTGTTTGATAAACACCTTGATGTTGCCAAATGTCTGTGcaggtgtggaaaaaaaaaaaaaaatgcctcttATGAATGCTGCTGTCTTTCATAGTAACACCTTGGATTTATTTTCTGCCCTGTGTTACACATCTAGTGTGTCTTGTActgtttttcatgctttataCGCAGCACATACTTGCTAAAATTTCAGAATACCTGCTGTTATactactaatataaataaaacattaatagtATATCCTCAAGTTATTTGTTATTCACCTATTACaactactaaaaataaaaaaaaacaattatttttgaGAGCATTCACATGTGGCCTACAGTACCTGGCAGCTGTCAATCAATATCTTGATCTGAAAGGTTCTGGATAAAAGAATTTAATACATTCTGTTCATCATTATAAATTATGCTTAAAGTTGGGGCTTGAAATTTCGATGTTTGGACGTAAATAACACGAAGTTAACTACTTAGGGAAGAAATAcgtaataaaaaagagaataagatgtgttacaaaaataaaagctgcaacacAAGAAACTATCAGCAGCTTCATCTCGTCACGCAGTATTCTGTACGTGAGTCGCACTGAGCCACGATCATTCCAATTTGAAAATCTTGTTCTTTGCACCAAACGGAATATATGCACTACATTTACTCGTACTCTAATGaaactctaacacacacacacacacacacacacacacacacgtgcccacAACCCAGCCGACAGGGAGGGCGCATCAGGAAGGCATGGGTGGTGGGGGTGCCTGGCCATAAATACGTGTTTTATCCTCCATGAACTGTGTGGAGCCCCggctcatcatcactattatctgtGACTGCACCCTCACTGTGGCCATTCATTCAAACGCAGTCCATCAGGTAAGTGAGTGCAAATaagcttccagagagagagagagagagagagagagctaaccgGGCAGTCCTAGTTCCCTAATTTTCCGTCATGGTAGTAGTATCGCCATGAAAGCTTCACTGATCATCACAAGTCACATTCCACGTTTCCATCATGCATATCAACCCTCGGAAACTACGATATGGGATATGAAACTTTGTGGCCTGGTCATACAGTACTCAAGACCGCGAGAGGCTGCCGCCATGACAGCCTGACCCTCCCGCCGCATCCCATGAttccacagcacagcacactgCACACGTCACTGCCTCGTCCTCACCCTGGCCAGGAGTGCACTCACCTCTCTGCAGCACGGCTCGGCGATTTCCTGCTCCAGCCGCCTCACGGAAAGGCGTAGCTGCGAAAGATTGATGGACGCTCACATCCACGCTACACCGCTCACCACTATCACATTGAACACTGTTGCTTCTTGCTTGATGATCTAGAGGGCGCGAGTTTTGAATGGAGGATCGTGCGGGATTtcaattcatccttttttttttggctgacCCAAAATCCTGTCCAGATTGACCATGCCGACCTATATTCCTTCATAAACGCTCTTTTATTTAAAGTTTAAATTATATTTGAAAGACAAGAGCAGatgtagacttttttttttacctcaattAAATTCTGTCTTTATGATTTGCTTAGCCTTAGATGTTAATGTGTTAGGTATTCTATACACAGGATTGGTACTTTGATAACATTTTGATAGATATGTTGGGGATAAAACTGTGCATATATGCTTGACGACCCATTGAAATggatcaatgaaaaaaataataaataaataaataaataaataaataaataaataaatatatgtatatatatatatatatatatatatatatatatatatatatatatatatatatatatatatatatatatatatatatatatatatatatatatatatatatatatatatatatatatatatatatatatatatatatatatatatatatatatatatatatatatatatatatatatatatatatatatatatatatatatatatatatatatatatatatatatttgaattaAAAATCTCCGCTTGGTGCTGCTGATCCTTgtataaagaaacgaaaggtTGCCCAAGGATTTTTTTTGATAAAAGCCATGTAAAAATTCCCTCTCTCAAGATGTTGAAGATAAAGTGTAGAGCTATATGAAATGTTACTTGTTGCAATTATAAAGAAAATCTGTATTATTGTTT
This genomic interval from Scylla paramamosain isolate STU-SP2022 chromosome 7, ASM3559412v1, whole genome shotgun sequence contains the following:
- the LOC135102182 gene encoding uncharacterized protein LOC135102182, coding for MFGGFKRNEEGNNVFANLKMLEKSLIGVGCPAHILNNCVHHGAERMDIDIENIINKIYQHFHIYTVRSEKLKEYCGFAEVEYRKLLSHSKSRWLSLFPGITRLIEMFPALKSFLSQEQPPTVIKKFFENEMSEIYLWHMHSLMAVFHTHVQTIEKESNSVVEVLTNLESVCKVLAQRKNQHFMSLKVKGLITQKRTEGKEEECNRFCVEVVNLYNRCSEYLAKWMKPLEEFSCFKWMVLSEMPSWTDVEPCVVYLIDKGIELDDVKCFDQVCNLRQFVERNKNDEDFSKLPAHKKWTRYFEASKNIECHSELLRIAQFFFAVTSHNANVERVFSLMQSQRTKERNKLSVDTMKGILTVQYNYRETSCIDFLNFLKSNKELLKNIRSTEKYVSAHQATHAVVEEELEDTN